The Fusibacter sp. A1 genome has a segment encoding these proteins:
- a CDS encoding YceG family protein, translating to MKLTRNGTVQPFVTRNVFADLFLPYKRRPGFTATNQIPVISAFYNGVNKTEEEEVRNFNQAIAKCVQQHAVCLVIQDQMPSAAQPALINHVKAVFSSLTEPENDLVQLADRLLPEAPDHVKSSFVSVLSIYRDEDTNFNKSRLLNLVIKIIFWYETYIKSSKFDSERLDEHPLNPKLIYYGQISTHATYFFIFLRFLGFDQLFASFKKQDKGQFSGFFSQELQWIDNQNSLELKVNPPFSGANSRHQPGSPSSTTAPKTTGASDKPFTRPSVPLKSAPKRPVPKAPISSKVIITHKRMSGTLDNLKEPLRNRAGYVGEPSPIIPSYFVRYIGTDVNESMYNNRLYHLDKFFSDKVGLYKLITSSIPIGNYQEITAITKDIWPVYETMDLTKLESFVEMLKGCGVFGFIKHDFVKEHAYQALRDTLIVAIDGNESMPTAKFKNVCIKLIGWMSDFVPQLFSALGYENQYNPKVIFYGDIKPHEALFLIVLNKLGVDILYVNTFEDDIFSYIDPNETFTELVVLDKVVKDRPFPKALMIVQQQTTAYQASEEIARVIYDDQGGIYKPWQFEHYNTVPNTLKTTYEEMLILWHQASRIRTGFNVVGENVYIPNLFVKISGVDENMSDYSNTVNTLTKGAHTIFYKRLPFTGVDFSRQALSEVAVAFTDKNELTFEKLTKLRSYRFSHLNSHLQHKLYDKMKLLLTSDLLLNRREDMFSFKVVASILNLDSALIEKIQTFDYPADIPKVVIYDRDETVFSESDAITTVFLYLMGFDICILTPTGYDNFEMHINKEYVSLFKLHTKAFNLDLSQIAKNNKSKNFFSNLFK from the coding sequence ATGAAACTTACAAGGAATGGGACCGTTCAACCCTTTGTCACAAGAAACGTTTTCGCAGACCTTTTCTTGCCCTATAAAAGACGACCGGGTTTTACAGCCACCAATCAGATACCAGTGATCAGTGCCTTTTATAACGGCGTCAATAAAACCGAAGAGGAAGAAGTTCGAAATTTCAATCAGGCGATCGCCAAATGTGTACAGCAACATGCGGTTTGCCTTGTCATTCAGGATCAGATGCCCTCAGCGGCCCAACCGGCGCTTATCAATCATGTGAAGGCTGTTTTTTCGTCACTGACAGAGCCAGAAAACGACTTGGTGCAGCTTGCCGACCGTTTGCTTCCAGAAGCTCCGGATCATGTGAAAAGTTCGTTCGTGTCTGTGCTTTCCATCTATCGGGATGAGGATACGAACTTCAATAAAAGTCGCCTGTTGAACTTGGTGATCAAAATCATCTTCTGGTATGAAACCTATATCAAATCAAGCAAGTTCGACAGCGAGCGCCTGGATGAACATCCTTTAAATCCAAAATTGATCTATTACGGCCAGATAAGCACTCATGCCACCTACTTCTTTATTTTTTTAAGATTCCTTGGCTTCGATCAATTGTTTGCCTCGTTTAAAAAGCAGGACAAGGGTCAGTTTTCAGGCTTTTTCAGCCAGGAACTTCAGTGGATAGATAATCAAAACAGTCTTGAACTTAAGGTCAATCCACCTTTTTCAGGTGCTAACTCCAGACATCAGCCCGGATCCCCAAGTTCGACCACCGCTCCTAAAACCACAGGGGCATCGGATAAACCCTTTACTAGACCATCTGTACCCCTTAAGTCCGCGCCTAAACGTCCAGTACCCAAAGCACCTATTTCTTCTAAGGTGATCATCACGCATAAGCGTATGTCAGGAACTCTTGACAACCTGAAAGAACCTCTTAGAAATAGAGCGGGATATGTCGGTGAGCCTTCGCCGATCATTCCTTCTTATTTTGTAAGGTACATAGGAACCGACGTAAACGAAAGCATGTATAACAATCGACTTTATCATCTTGATAAGTTCTTCTCCGATAAGGTTGGATTATATAAACTGATCACCTCATCTATCCCCATAGGCAACTATCAGGAGATCACAGCGATCACCAAAGATATCTGGCCGGTATACGAGACGATGGACCTCACAAAACTTGAGAGTTTTGTTGAAATGCTCAAAGGCTGCGGCGTCTTTGGATTCATCAAACACGACTTTGTAAAAGAACACGCATACCAGGCGTTAAGGGATACCCTTATCGTAGCGATTGACGGCAATGAAAGTATGCCCACCGCTAAATTTAAGAATGTCTGCATCAAGCTTATCGGTTGGATGTCCGACTTTGTTCCCCAACTCTTTTCTGCGCTCGGCTATGAGAATCAATACAATCCAAAAGTGATCTTCTATGGTGATATCAAACCTCATGAAGCCTTATTTCTCATCGTGCTAAACAAATTGGGTGTGGATATTCTCTATGTGAATACTTTCGAAGACGACATCTTCAGCTATATCGATCCAAACGAAACCTTCACTGAACTTGTGGTACTTGATAAAGTGGTCAAGGACAGGCCTTTCCCTAAAGCCCTGATGATCGTCCAGCAGCAGACCACCGCCTATCAGGCATCAGAGGAAATCGCTAGAGTGATCTATGACGATCAGGGAGGAATCTACAAGCCGTGGCAGTTTGAACACTACAACACGGTGCCGAACACTCTGAAGACGACCTATGAGGAAATGTTGATTCTTTGGCATCAGGCTTCAAGAATCCGAACAGGTTTCAACGTTGTCGGTGAAAATGTATATATTCCAAATCTCTTTGTAAAGATCAGCGGTGTCGACGAAAACATGTCCGATTACAGCAACACGGTCAACACGCTTACAAAAGGCGCGCATACCATCTTTTATAAACGACTGCCTTTCACTGGCGTCGATTTCAGCAGACAGGCGCTATCTGAGGTCGCTGTCGCATTCACCGATAAGAACGAACTGACCTTTGAAAAACTGACAAAGCTGAGGTCTTATCGCTTCAGCCACCTGAACAGCCATCTTCAGCATAAGCTTTATGATAAAATGAAATTGCTGCTCACCTCGGATCTTCTGCTAAACAGACGTGAGGATATGTTTTCATTCAAGGTGGTGGCCAGCATATTGAACTTGGACTCCGCCTTGATCGAAAAAATCCAAACCTTCGACTATCCTGCGGATATTCCTAAAGTAGTCATCTATGACAGAGACGAGACGGTATTTTCAGAGAGTGACGCAATCACCACTGTATTTCTGTATTTGATGGGATTTGACATTTGTATCTTAACTCCAACCGGCTATGATAATTTTGAAATGCATATCAATAAGGAGTATGTCTCCTTATTCAAACTGCATACAAAAGCATTCAATCTGGACCTAAGTCAAATCGCTAAGAATAATAAATCAAAAAACTTTTTCTCAAATTTATTTAAATGA
- a CDS encoding TerD family protein, translating into MAVNLTKGQKVDLTKGNPGMDKVVVGLGWDTNKYDGAQDFDLDSAAFLTNAQGKVVADSDFIFFNNLVHPSQAVKHLGDNLTGEGEGDDEQLVVTLSKVPAEYEKISFTVTIHDAEARGQNFGQISNAFIRIVNEATNEELIRYDLSEDYSIETAVVVAELYKHNGEWKFAAIGAGFEGGLASLCQNFGINV; encoded by the coding sequence ATGGCTGTAAATTTAACTAAAGGACAAAAGGTAGATTTGACAAAAGGCAATCCAGGCATGGACAAGGTAGTGGTCGGATTGGGTTGGGATACCAACAAATATGACGGCGCTCAGGATTTTGATTTGGACTCAGCGGCTTTCTTGACAAACGCTCAAGGAAAGGTAGTGGCGGATTCCGACTTCATCTTCTTCAACAATCTGGTCCATCCATCACAAGCTGTGAAGCATTTAGGCGACAACCTGACTGGAGAAGGTGAAGGAGACGACGAGCAACTGGTTGTCACACTTTCAAAAGTTCCGGCAGAATATGAAAAGATTTCTTTCACAGTGACCATTCACGATGCGGAGGCAAGAGGACAGAACTTCGGTCAGATTTCAAACGCTTTCATCAGAATCGTAAATGAAGCTACAAACGAAGAGCTGATCCGATACGACCTAAGTGAAGATTACAGTATCGAAACAGCGGTTGTTGTCGCTGAGCTGTATAAGCATAACGGCGAATGGAAATTCGCGGCGATCGGAGCAGGCTTCGAAGGTGGTCTCGCATCGCTTTGTCAAAACTTTGGGATCAACGTATAG
- a CDS encoding TerD family protein encodes MAISLVKGQKIDLTKGNNLNKAVIGLGWDTNKYDGASDFDLDASAFLLDANGKAQNDYDFLFYNNLAHPSGGVTHTGDNRTGEGEGDDEQIKLEFSKIPASINTIAITVTIHDAIARAQNFGQVSNAFVRVFNEETNEEIVRYDLTEEYSIETAMVVCEIYRHNNEWKFNAIGSGFQGGLDALCKNYGLDV; translated from the coding sequence ATGGCAATTTCACTGGTTAAAGGGCAAAAAATCGATTTAACAAAAGGAAACAATCTGAATAAGGCAGTGATCGGTCTCGGCTGGGATACGAATAAATACGATGGAGCATCTGATTTTGACCTAGATGCGTCAGCATTCCTTCTTGATGCGAACGGCAAGGCTCAAAATGATTATGATTTCTTATTTTATAACAACCTGGCCCATCCTTCAGGTGGCGTCACCCATACTGGTGACAACCGTACTGGCGAGGGTGAGGGTGACGACGAGCAGATCAAACTTGAATTTTCAAAGATCCCTGCTTCTATCAATACGATCGCCATCACGGTTACGATTCATGATGCAATCGCAAGGGCACAGAACTTCGGACAGGTTTCCAACGCGTTTGTTCGTGTCTTTAACGAGGAGACAAACGAAGAAATCGTTCGTTACGATTTGACAGAGGAGTACTCTATCGAGACGGCGATGGTGGTTTGTGAGATCTACAGACATAACAACGAGTGGAAATTCAATGCGATCGGTAGCGGATTCCAAGGCGGACTTGATGCGCTTTGCAAAAACTACGGACTAGACGTATAA
- a CDS encoding TerD family protein has translation MSINLTKGQKIDLSKGKPNLSKLMVGLGWDPVQKKAGLLGSLFGGGGANIDCDASAILLDKSGKMKGKSNLIYYGNLKNDNRSVVHQGDNLTGDGDGDDEQILLDLANVPTEIDKIVFVVNIYDCATRKQDFGMIQNAFIRIVDMNNSNEMCKYRLSEDYAGKTSLVVGEIYRDAADWKFGAIGQGTNHNSLSELIKQYT, from the coding sequence ATGAGTATAAATTTAACTAAAGGGCAAAAAATAGATCTTTCCAAAGGAAAACCCAACCTATCAAAACTTATGGTAGGGCTTGGTTGGGATCCTGTTCAAAAAAAAGCTGGGCTTCTAGGCAGCCTGTTCGGCGGTGGCGGTGCGAACATCGACTGTGACGCTTCTGCGATCCTACTTGATAAAAGCGGAAAAATGAAAGGCAAGTCCAATCTGATCTACTACGGTAATCTCAAAAATGATAACCGAAGCGTGGTCCATCAGGGGGATAATCTGACTGGTGACGGCGATGGTGATGATGAGCAAATCCTATTGGATTTAGCGAATGTTCCAACCGAAATCGATAAAATTGTCTTCGTAGTCAATATTTATGACTGTGCGACTCGTAAACAAGATTTTGGAATGATTCAAAACGCGTTTATTAGAATCGTCGACATGAACAACTCAAATGAAATGTGCAAGTATCGATTGAGTGAGGACTACGCTGGCAAGACATCACTTGTGGTAGGTGAAATCTATCGTGACGCCGCGGACTGGAAGTTTGGTGCGATCGGTCAGGGAACCAACCATAATTCGCTATCAGAATTAATTAAACAGTACACGTAA
- a CDS encoding HpcH/HpaI aldolase/citrate lyase family protein: MKYFNYLSTEKINRIFFKAPVPITIDSPVQELRYGLGGTLYMPPTTIDFHSIIVNKKISGLGSMVICLEDAIKDHEVELAEQALIAGLSELKKAMMSGLIDKAQLPFIFIRVRNASHLEKLTDRLCEFEDVFLGFVFPKFDQNNSEEFIQAFLKFKNKTVSPKYFMPILESEEIIYVERRTEALLKIKSDLDFVKDHVLNVRIGATDFCSNFGIRRSKDFTIYQIHTVRDCITEILNVFSRSSSEYVVSGSVWEYFDVNMRFLKPQLRATPFTERFGKLGELRRKKMLSANFDALIKELIEDKENGIVGKTVIHPSHLTIVNAIHVVTHEEYSDALSIMGEAQSGGVIRSEYSNKMNEIKPHINWARKLLMKAEIYGVLNKGFDYLSLLPQEEVESSEK; this comes from the coding sequence ATGAAGTATTTCAATTATCTTTCCACTGAAAAAATCAATCGTATTTTTTTCAAGGCCCCAGTTCCGATAACTATTGATTCTCCTGTTCAAGAGCTGAGGTATGGCTTAGGCGGCACGCTTTACATGCCACCTACGACGATAGATTTCCACTCGATTATCGTCAACAAGAAAATCAGCGGACTTGGCAGTATGGTAATCTGCCTTGAGGATGCGATAAAAGACCATGAAGTTGAACTCGCAGAACAAGCGCTGATCGCTGGGCTTTCTGAGCTTAAAAAAGCGATGATGTCGGGTCTGATCGACAAGGCGCAGCTACCTTTTATTTTCATACGCGTACGAAACGCAAGCCACCTTGAGAAACTGACGGACAGGCTTTGTGAGTTCGAAGACGTTTTTTTAGGCTTTGTGTTTCCCAAATTTGATCAAAACAACTCAGAAGAGTTCATTCAGGCTTTTTTGAAGTTTAAAAATAAAACTGTATCACCAAAGTACTTCATGCCGATTCTGGAATCGGAAGAGATAATCTATGTGGAGAGACGAACTGAAGCTCTCCTAAAGATAAAATCCGATTTGGACTTTGTCAAAGACCATGTGCTGAATGTGAGAATTGGGGCGACAGATTTTTGCTCGAATTTTGGAATCAGAAGGAGCAAGGACTTCACCATCTATCAAATCCATACCGTCAGGGACTGCATCACAGAAATTCTCAACGTATTTTCGAGAAGTTCAAGCGAATACGTGGTATCGGGCAGCGTTTGGGAGTATTTTGATGTGAACATGAGGTTTTTAAAACCTCAGCTGCGGGCCACTCCCTTCACAGAAAGGTTCGGTAAACTCGGAGAACTTAGAAGAAAGAAAATGCTATCCGCCAATTTCGATGCGCTCATCAAGGAGCTCATCGAAGATAAGGAGAATGGAATAGTAGGTAAAACGGTGATACACCCTTCGCATCTGACCATTGTCAACGCCATACATGTCGTCACCCATGAGGAATACAGCGATGCACTCTCCATTATGGGTGAAGCTCAGAGCGGTGGAGTGATAAGGAGCGAGTATAGCAATAAGATGAATGAGATAAAGCCCCATATCAATTGGGCGAGGAAGTTGTTGATGAAAGCAGAAATCTACGGTGTGCTGAATAAGGGTTTTGATTATTTGTCACTTTTACCGCAAGAAGAGGTCGAAAGCAGTGAAAAATAG
- a CDS encoding phosphoribosyltransferase produces the protein MKNRVHEHYELKIGILNNPFGIEPSQLFTLATRNNPKRRFLFVSKVLGKHLDVDPKTALAAGRLLALRYFESKNENLAYDRHKVIEAVKGTQSHSFTFERGYKLDENVAVLGFAETATALGHSVFSAFEDAGVYYHTTRENYQTVESSLKFEEEHSHATTHYLYEDEDKRLNSYGNVILVDDEISTGNTLLNIIRSIKAKAGNRKFTVLTILDWRSEQSRKKFETFMIEEGVEIEVFSLLEGTLDRVENFDMSQMVLPVTPAYPSTKDNQKKQLPDYRPLLMPSYGKKLDHSIADAGYGSYTGRFGLTGDHNKYLSRQAAEFAKVIQPNVVGKTLVLGLEENMYVPLLIASELKGQLSFRSTTRSPILYFDDVDYPINEAVALKSTYQKEVVNYLYNMKKNAYDTVLIVAEKASDKHALKELYEYICDKCDHAFVYLIEEGRKKIADPDKIGSYPADDVVFLLKEIDGQIREQDNQVREQAIQSGVHYSEMLPIEYKPSKEYLDLYHHAMDSNAKKLAAAVGAVSERIASYHDKDFVLVSLARAGTPAGVLIKRYLEQVVHKKVDHYSVSIIRGKGIDENAIHYILNKHPGKTLQFIDGWTGKGAITNELVDAIDSFESRFGAQKLLCKELAVIADPAHCVRLYGTRDDFLIPNACLNSTVSGLLSRTIHRSDLIGLDDFHGVKFYRELMEEDLSNEFIEQIASHYQDTGLELDRQEFVIDPCEPSWLGVEDVNRIMDDFGIDNVHFVKPGVGETTRVLLRRIPWKILINEKARGIDHIIQLAREKGIAVETYPLKAYNCCGIVKSLKGE, from the coding sequence GTGAAAAATAGAGTGCATGAGCATTATGAACTAAAGATCGGTATTTTAAATAATCCCTTCGGAATTGAACCGTCGCAGCTATTCACTTTGGCTACAAGAAACAATCCCAAGAGACGATTCTTATTCGTGTCGAAAGTTTTAGGTAAGCATTTGGATGTCGATCCGAAGACGGCTCTTGCTGCTGGAAGGTTGCTGGCGCTTCGTTATTTCGAGTCTAAAAACGAGAACCTGGCTTACGACCGCCATAAGGTCATCGAAGCTGTAAAAGGAACTCAGTCACATTCGTTTACATTTGAAAGAGGATACAAGCTGGATGAAAACGTAGCCGTATTAGGTTTTGCAGAAACCGCTACGGCACTTGGACATTCTGTCTTCAGCGCATTTGAAGACGCCGGCGTTTATTACCATACAACAAGAGAAAACTATCAAACCGTCGAAAGCTCACTGAAATTTGAAGAAGAGCATTCCCATGCTACAACGCATTATCTTTATGAAGATGAAGACAAAAGACTGAACAGCTATGGGAATGTCATCTTAGTGGATGATGAGATTTCAACGGGTAACACACTACTGAATATCATAAGATCGATTAAGGCGAAGGCAGGTAACAGAAAGTTCACCGTGCTGACGATTCTAGATTGGCGCAGCGAGCAAAGCAGAAAGAAGTTTGAGACCTTCATGATCGAAGAAGGCGTCGAAATAGAGGTCTTCAGCCTGCTGGAAGGCACACTGGACCGCGTTGAGAATTTTGATATGAGTCAGATGGTTCTGCCTGTGACTCCTGCGTATCCTTCGACGAAAGACAATCAGAAAAAGCAACTGCCTGATTACCGTCCTTTGCTGATGCCTTCTTATGGGAAGAAGCTAGATCACAGCATAGCGGATGCCGGATACGGATCCTATACGGGTAGGTTCGGACTTACGGGTGACCACAACAAGTATTTGAGCCGTCAGGCTGCGGAGTTTGCCAAAGTGATCCAGCCGAATGTCGTGGGGAAAACACTTGTGCTTGGTCTTGAAGAGAACATGTATGTTCCCCTTCTCATCGCATCTGAGTTAAAGGGACAGCTTTCCTTTAGATCGACGACAAGGAGTCCGATCCTGTATTTTGACGATGTAGACTATCCCATCAATGAGGCGGTAGCTCTTAAGAGCACTTATCAAAAAGAGGTTGTCAACTATCTTTACAACATGAAAAAGAATGCTTATGATACCGTGCTGATCGTTGCTGAGAAAGCTTCGGATAAGCATGCCCTTAAAGAGCTTTATGAATATATTTGTGATAAGTGCGATCATGCCTTTGTCTATCTGATTGAGGAGGGGCGTAAAAAAATAGCCGATCCCGATAAAATAGGAAGCTACCCGGCGGATGACGTCGTTTTCTTACTGAAGGAAATTGACGGACAGATCAGGGAGCAGGACAATCAGGTTAGAGAACAGGCGATACAGTCCGGAGTGCATTATTCGGAGATGTTGCCGATCGAGTATAAGCCTTCTAAAGAGTATTTGGACCTTTATCACCACGCGATGGATAGCAACGCAAAAAAACTGGCAGCTGCCGTGGGAGCCGTTTCAGAAAGAATCGCAAGTTACCATGACAAGGACTTTGTACTTGTATCGCTGGCAAGGGCCGGAACGCCTGCGGGAGTGCTGATCAAGCGCTATCTTGAACAGGTGGTCCATAAAAAGGTCGACCATTACAGCGTATCCATCATTAGAGGAAAAGGCATCGATGAAAATGCCATCCATTACATTTTGAATAAACATCCTGGAAAAACACTTCAGTTTATCGATGGATGGACTGGAAAAGGTGCGATAACCAATGAGTTGGTTGATGCGATCGACAGTTTCGAAAGCCGATTTGGAGCACAGAAGCTTCTATGCAAAGAGCTGGCGGTGATTGCGGATCCTGCGCACTGCGTAAGGCTTTATGGGACAAGGGATGATTTCTTGATTCCCAACGCCTGCCTAAACTCGACCGTATCAGGACTATTGAGCAGAACCATTCATAGGAGCGATTTGATAGGACTAGACGATTTTCATGGGGTGAAGTTTTATAGAGAGCTGATGGAGGAGGATTTGTCGAATGAGTTCATAGAACAAATCGCTTCACATTACCAGGATACAGGACTCGAGCTTGACCGACAGGAGTTTGTGATCGATCCTTGTGAGCCTTCTTGGCTTGGCGTGGAGGATGTGAACCGGATCATGGATGATTTCGGCATTGATAACGTTCATTTCGTAAAACCAGGTGTAGGTGAGACAACCAGGGTGCTCCTAAGGAGGATTCCATGGAAGATTCTAATCAATGAAAAGGCGAGGGGAATCGATCATATCATCCAACTCGCCAGAGAAAAGGGAATTGCTGTGGAAACCTATCCGCTAAAAGCATACAACTGTTGCGGTATTGTCAAATCGCTCAAAGGAGAATAA
- a CDS encoding HAD family hydrolase, producing MKVFASDLDQTLIFSKRWIPNVEEELKCIERYGDGGRSYMLEEAERLLLSIQDEFEFVPVTTRTREQYDRIAFEVEPQYAICCNGGVVLIDGEPDEKWDRAIAKKMEGVRSLSEVKKTVENAVDEYDGIRIRTVEQLFLYVILKDKKLAKQVEICLAKVFSSTKWSIYQHGSKVYVMPKFLTKASALSYLLEKLDAKKTVTSGDSRLDFGMREVSDWFITPGHVDFSGDYNCDGEGLESGLETLTEAYRYLSRKN from the coding sequence TTGAAAGTATTCGCTAGCGATCTGGACCAGACGCTGATTTTTTCAAAACGTTGGATTCCAAATGTCGAAGAGGAACTGAAATGTATAGAGAGGTACGGCGACGGTGGCCGGTCATACATGCTTGAAGAGGCTGAGAGACTTCTATTGAGCATTCAAGATGAATTTGAGTTTGTACCTGTCACCACGCGAACACGAGAGCAGTACGACCGGATAGCATTTGAGGTTGAGCCGCAATATGCCATCTGCTGCAACGGTGGAGTGGTGCTGATAGATGGAGAACCCGACGAGAAGTGGGACCGGGCAATCGCCAAAAAAATGGAAGGGGTAAGGTCGCTCAGTGAAGTCAAAAAAACTGTGGAGAACGCCGTTGATGAGTATGACGGCATCCGCATCAGAACTGTAGAGCAATTATTCCTTTATGTGATCCTAAAAGACAAGAAACTTGCAAAGCAGGTCGAGATTTGCTTAGCCAAGGTCTTTTCATCAACCAAGTGGTCGATCTACCAGCATGGGAGTAAAGTCTACGTCATGCCTAAGTTTCTTACAAAAGCATCCGCCCTTAGCTATTTGCTAGAGAAGTTGGATGCAAAAAAAACGGTGACATCCGGTGACTCAAGGCTAGACTTTGGTATGCGAGAGGTATCCGATTGGTTTATCACGCCAGGTCATGTGGATTTTTCCGGTGACTACAACTGTGACGGGGAAGGACTTGAAAGCGGACTTGAGACACTAACAGAAGCATATCGCTATTTATCCAGGAAAAATTAA
- a CDS encoding calcium/sodium antiporter, with amino-acid sequence MDILLLVIGFILLVKGADYFVDGSASIAKKFRIPSIVIGLTLVAFGTSAPELAVSIDAALAKSNGLVFGNVIGSNIVNTLFVLGLSAAIKPIRVTLQTVFKEMPFVIIATVAMMLMSMDQLIDGSESIITKVDGWLLLIFFAIYFYSMIEIIILGKEKHELEEIELMPFPKSILLTVGGLVAIVFGADLTVKGAVGIADALGLSETLIGLTVVAIGTSLPELITSVVAAKKGENDIAVGNIVGSNIFNILLVLGVSATINPIQIAAENYIDLFILLAAMVVSVPLMYTGKRLSRGEGVFMVSGYVAYMVYLVVRTIG; translated from the coding sequence ATGGATATTTTATTATTGGTGATTGGATTTATATTACTTGTAAAGGGTGCCGATTATTTTGTTGACGGTTCTGCTTCGATTGCAAAGAAGTTTAGAATACCTTCGATTGTAATCGGTTTAACACTTGTGGCATTTGGTACAAGCGCTCCTGAACTTGCTGTAAGTATCGATGCGGCACTAGCAAAATCGAATGGTCTTGTATTTGGTAATGTAATCGGGTCAAATATCGTCAATACGTTATTTGTACTTGGTTTGTCAGCGGCGATCAAGCCGATTAGGGTAACACTTCAAACTGTGTTTAAAGAAATGCCATTTGTAATTATCGCAACAGTCGCTATGATGCTGATGTCGATGGATCAGTTGATCGACGGTAGTGAGAGTATCATAACAAAAGTGGACGGATGGTTGCTGCTTATTTTCTTTGCAATCTATTTCTATTCCATGATTGAAATCATTATTTTAGGCAAAGAGAAACATGAGCTTGAAGAAATTGAGTTGATGCCTTTTCCAAAGAGTATCTTACTGACTGTTGGCGGATTGGTTGCAATCGTCTTCGGTGCGGACCTGACGGTAAAGGGTGCAGTTGGAATTGCCGATGCGCTCGGATTGTCTGAAACACTCATCGGTCTGACTGTGGTTGCCATAGGAACTTCTTTACCTGAACTGATCACTTCTGTTGTGGCGGCTAAAAAGGGTGAAAATGATATCGCAGTGGGTAACATCGTAGGATCGAACATCTTCAACATTCTTCTTGTACTTGGTGTTTCTGCGACGATCAATCCAATTCAAATCGCAGCTGAAAACTATATCGACCTGTTCATCTTGCTTGCAGCGATGGTTGTCTCAGTACCGCTGATGTACACAGGCAAGAGACTATCTCGTGGTGAGGGAGTCTTCATGGTTTCTGGATATGTGGCATATATGGTTTACTTGGTAGTTCGCACGATCGGCTAA
- a CDS encoding nucleoside hydrolase — MKKIILDVDTGVDDAVGIMVAVGDKNLELMAVTTVAGNVSLETAYINSYRVLDMLGKNPRQLVFAGCQENVLERDVRAHEVHGIDGLNGMLRDKRYELCDVHGVLKIIELIRANPNRITFVGTAPITNLALAIKLAPDIVTKLQEVILMSGAYTVPGNVTPVAEFNAYGDPVALQIVLDAGFKKLKLIGLDVTKKTLMSANRIMTIEDEKTASFVMALTESYRKLYWDLDRLDGCAMHDPLAVTMVNHSDFCVFREAFVQVVINDGITHGQTVCDFKKQPNALVAVEVDSDKALEYMIRSLDRVKCHE; from the coding sequence ATGAAAAAAATAATTTTAGATGTAGACACAGGTGTCGATGACGCAGTGGGAATTATGGTCGCTGTGGGTGATAAGAATCTTGAGCTGATGGCAGTAACGACCGTTGCGGGGAATGTCTCGTTGGAGACTGCTTATATCAATTCATATAGGGTGCTTGACATGTTGGGCAAAAACCCGAGGCAGCTTGTGTTCGCAGGATGTCAAGAGAATGTTCTAGAAAGAGATGTACGCGCCCATGAAGTACATGGTATCGACGGTCTTAATGGAATGCTACGCGACAAGCGCTATGAGCTTTGTGATGTACACGGTGTACTAAAGATCATAGAACTGATCAGAGCAAATCCAAATAGGATTACCTTTGTGGGAACAGCCCCAATCACCAATTTGGCACTCGCGATAAAACTTGCCCCGGATATCGTTACAAAACTACAAGAGGTCATACTCATGTCGGGTGCCTATACCGTACCTGGAAATGTGACTCCGGTTGCTGAATTCAATGCTTACGGCGACCCTGTCGCCTTACAGATTGTACTCGATGCGGGATTCAAAAAGCTCAAATTGATCGGTCTGGATGTCACGAAAAAGACTCTGATGAGCGCGAATCGCATCATGACGATCGAAGATGAAAAAACAGCCAGTTTTGTGATGGCGCTTACTGAGTCTTATCGAAAACTATATTGGGATCTGGACCGTCTGGACGGTTGCGCGATGCATGACCCGCTTGCGGTGACCATGGTCAATCACAGTGATTTCTGTGTCTTTAGAGAAGCTTTTGTGCAAGTGGTGATCAATGACGGCATCACACATGGGCAGACCGTCTGCGATTTCAAAAAACAACCGAATGCGCTTGTCGCAGTCGAAGTGGACAGCGATAAGGCACTTGAATATATGATTCGGTCGCTTGATCGTGTGAAATGCCATGAGTAG